One part of the Solanum dulcamara chromosome 8, daSolDulc1.2, whole genome shotgun sequence genome encodes these proteins:
- the LOC129898544 gene encoding scarecrow-like protein 30, with translation MMNTTTHFPSDGFEFCHRFALKNNNLGGGDGGINDVLCFSSRRPSEEEVVIGSGSDRTVVQGDYFDGVFKYIHQMLMDDQEDLENRPCMFQDCIALEAAEKSFYDALNPPPIHGDGVDQFVESTFNSDLECSLFYNSGLNNYHQPASIGVANGGDLISPNAKNCYQGNDVNQGWKSTSDGNKKHTREEISDSSKGRNSKQFASNGTEETEDKTEEHYDKTLLCPGLNPSFYENRSKSATSSDNAAWDKQKSCHIKQSKRGRPRGSKKGVKTNEVVDLTSLLTRCAEAAASYNSKTFIEVLKKIRQHSSPFGDATSRLAYCFANALEARFAGGDATLITSKKISAADFLKAYQVYITACPFKRMSNIFANKSIAKLTSESPRIHIIDFGILYGFQWPCIIHGISLRPGGPPSLRITGIDFPQPGFRPAERVEETGRRLEDYCKRFDVPFEYKAIAKKWDEIKLEDLDIERDEIVVVNCLYRLKNVPDETLVTHNNKNPRDAVLNLIKEINPRYFVHGIVNAMYNASFFTTRFREALFHFSSQFDMFEATMPREDEGRMMFEQEVFGRDIMNVIASEGAERVERPESYKKWSVRNQRAGFRQLALDQDIVKEVKTKVKMFYHADFLVDEDSNWMLQGWKGRIMYALSVWEPIHK, from the coding sequence atgatgaatacTACCACTCATTTCCCATCTGATGGATTTGAATTCTGTCATCGTTTCGCTTTGAAGAATAATAATCTCGGTGGCGGCGATGGAGGAATTAATGATGTTCTCTGCTTTTCAAGCAGACGACCATCAGAAGAAGAGGTTGTTATTGGTAGTGGTAGTGATCGGACAGTAGTTCAAGGGGATTATTTCGACGGAGTTTTTAAGTATATACATCAGATGCTTATGGATGATCAAGAAGATTTGGAAAATAGGCCTTGTATGTTTCAAGATTGCATCGCTCTTGAAGCTGCTGAGAAGTCTTTTTATGATGCCTTGAATCCTCCTCCAATTCATGGCGATGGTGTGGATCAATTTGTTGAGTCCACCTTTAATTCTGATCTAGAATGTTCGCTTTTTTATAATTCTGGTTTAAACAATTATCATCAACCTGCTAGTATTGGTGTTGCCAATGGCGGTGATTTAATCTCACCGAATGCAAAAAATTGTTATCAAGGTAATGATGTCAATCAAGGGTGGAAATCAACGTCAGATGGAAATAAGAAGCACACTCGAGAAGAAATTAGTGACAGTTCAAAAGGGCGAAATTCGAAGCAGTTTGCGAGTAATGGAACAGAGGAAACAGAGGATAAAACAGAGGAACACTACGATAAGACGCTTCTTTGTCCAGGCTTGAATCCTTCTTTCTATGAGAATCGATCAAAATCAGCAACATCATCAGATAATGCAGCATGGGACAAGCAAAAGAGCTGCCATATAAAGCAATCTAAACGTGGAAGGCCTCGTGGGAGCAAAAAAGGCGTTAAGACGAATGAAGTAGTTGATCTTACTAGTCTACTAACGCGTTGTGCGGAGGCTGCAGCAAGCTACAACAGCAAGACATTCATAGAGGTTCTCAAGAAAATTAGGCAGCATTCTTCTCCCTTTGGCGATGCTACTTCAAGATTggcctattgcttcgccaatgcCCTCGAAGCTCGTTTTGCTGGCGGAGATGCAACATTGATCACAAGTAAGAAAATATCAGCTGCAGATTTCTTGAAAGCTTATCAGGTCTACATCACTGCTTGTCCATTCAAGAGGATGTCAAACATATTCGCGAACAAGTCTATCGCGAAATTAACAAGTGAATCACCAAGAATTCATATAATAGATTTCGGGATCCTATATGGATTTCAATGGCCTTGTATAATACACGGGATTTCCCTTAGGCCCGGAGGACCTCCAAGTCTTAGGATCACAGGAATCGATTTCCCTCAGCCAGGTTTTCGACCAGCTGAGAGAGTTGAGGAGACAGGACGACGTTTGGAGGATTATTGCAAGAGATTTGATGTTCCATTTGAGTATAAAGCAATAGCAAAGAAATGGGATGAGATTAAACTAGAAGATTTGGATATCGAGAGAGATGAAATCGTTGTGGTCAATTGTTTGTACAGGCTAAAGAATGTCCCTGATGAAACACTAGTaacacacaacaacaaaaatCCAAGAGATGCTGTTCTTAACTTGATCAAGGAAATAAATCCTCGTTACTTCGTCCATGGGATCGTTAACGCTATGTACAATGCCTCTTTCTTCACTACAAGATTTCGGGAGGCTTTATTCCATTTCTCGTCACAATTTGACATGTTTGAAGCCACAATGCCACGAGAAGATGAAGGAAGGATGATGTTTGAGCAGGAAGTATTCGGAAGAGATATCATGAACGTTATAGCTAGTGAAGGGGCGGAGAGAGTTGAGAGACCGGAAAGTTACAAGAAATGGTCAGTGAGGAATCAGAGAGCGGGGTTCAGGCAACTTGCATTGGATCAAGACATCGTCAAGGAAGTAAAGACCAAGGTGAAAATGTTTTATCACGCGGATTTTCTAGTGGATGAAGATAGCAACTGGATGTTACAGGGCTGGAAAGGAAGAATCATGTATGCACTCTCAGTTTGGGAgcctattcataaataa
- the LOC129901127 gene encoding uncharacterized protein LOC129901127 has product MLLRMDIDTNISHWILEFILRQPLDDGILNALINVLPLPNDSSNLKKALLIRKIESEISNVSVTEKILEFLELIEELNHQEGIEASEVMKAAYCAVAVECTVKFLNSEGAGGDKGKYFEAVRRIWKRRINLMEKMENVGFVSEELWNWRDEIEAALWDDRCSECLIKRSKGVVAVETVKVFVREAKERIGSPFLDVVAETYQSDETMKAFFGGVNKEGTCRKNDREVSNGNALRRKKHVAFKRTRGASAGMCGGVRISDSIESELEASGGQDGLLPSAEIQKAAKALKLSSLELRAMVKDPLPDALRLAETLSSTARDNMGHQPAENNSGRAPPPMASSSRMVQVSGEKCEAQHNCHQNAASKPDRVNRHSAVHPFEWDDFFDEVNEGSLSGANRVTLPSPKRTKVSPLKKYEFKKITTRRKPMKWSTLEEDTLRTGVQKYGSGNWKVILDTYRDIFSVRTSGDLKDKWRNMVS; this is encoded by the exons ATGCTTTTACGAATGGATATCGACACTAATATTTCCCATTGGATTCTCGAATTCATCCTCCGGCAACCGCTCGACGACGGCATTCTCAACGCTCTCATTAACGTTCTTCCACTCCCAAACGACAGTTCTAATCTCAAAAAGGCGCTGCTCATCAGAAAAATCGAATCTGAGATTTCTAACGTTTCGGTTACCGAGAAAATCCTCGAATTTCTCGAATTAATTGAGGAATTAAATCATCAAGAGGGGATTGAAGCTTCAGAGGTTATGAAAGCTGCGTATTGTGCGGTGGCAGTTGAGTGCACGGTGAAGTTTTTGAATAGTGAAGGGGCAGGAGGTGACAAAGGTAAGTATTTTGAAGCAGTAAGGAGGATATGGAAACGCAGAATCAATTTAATGGAGAAAATGGAGAATGTAGGGTTTGTGTCAGAAGAGTTATGGAATTGGAGGGATGAAATAGAGGCGGCTTTATGGGATGATAGGTGTTCTGAGTGTTTGATAAAGAGAAGTAAAGGCGTAGTTGCTGTGGAGACGGTTAAGGTTTTCGTTAGAGAAGCTAAAGAGAGAATTGGATCTCCTTTTCTTGATGTTGTGGCCGAAACTTACCAGTCTGATGAGACAATGAAGGCATTTTTTGGAGGGGTGAACAAAGAAGGAACTTGCAGGAAAAATGACAGAG AAGTGTCCAATGGAAATGCATTGCGCAGGAAGAAGCATGTTGCTTTCAAACGCACCAGAGGAGCATCAGCTGGGATGTGTGGAGGTGTCAGGATCAGTGATTCTATTGAGTCAGAACTAGAGGCATCTGGTGGACAGGATGGTTTACTGCCTTCAGCTGAAATCCAGAAAGCAGCGAAAGCACTTAAATTGAGTTCATTGGAGCTGCGTGCTATGGTGAAGGATCCTCTACCTGATGCACTACGTCTTGCTGAGACTTTGTCTTCCACGGCAAGGGATAATATGGGTCATCAGCCTGCTGAAAATAACAGTGGCAGAGCCCCTCCTCCAATGGCCTCCAGTAGCAGAATGGTTCAAGTTAGTGGGGAGAAATGTGAGGCGCAGCATAATTGTCATCAAAATGCTGCATCCAAGCCAGACCGAGTGAACCGACACAGTGCTGTCCATCCATTTGAG TGGGATGATTTCTTTGATGAGGTAAATGAAGGATCACTAAGTGGCGCAAATAGGGTTACATTACCTAGCCCAAAGAGGACGAAAGTTTCTCCCCTGAAGaagtatgaatttaaaaaaatcacCACGAGGAGAAAACCCATGAAATGGAGTACGTTGGAAGAAGACACTTTGAGAACTGGTGTACAGAA GTATGGTTCTGGAAACTGGAAGGTCATCTTAGATACTTATCGTGACATATTTTCAGTGAGGACATCA GGTGACTTGAAGGACAAGTGGAGAAACATGGTATCatag
- the LOC129899263 gene encoding B3 domain-containing transcription repressor VAL1-like isoform X1, translating to MGSMICMNELCRATTSSEWKKGWGFKSGGFAKLCYNCGSAFENLIFCETFHPDESGWRECRTCRKHIHCGCIASKYLYEYLDYGGVACINCARHLDGHSIRPIQVPGDDLSNGTLGSKSAQPLGVENKMDENDFDRRRLMQTNEPCQLFQTQRNDKKQETMLPIGNVSTCFSNLNQQNIGASLFGKPDNERPSQGVKDMYESINQPSLNFSLSTPIGTSSSGQPFLGGDVEGREQSKTSPFQQGQRARHILPKPPKPSPTSGSESIKGMASQARIARPPAEGRGGRNQLLPRYWPRITDQELQQLSGDLKSTIVPLFEKVLSASDAGRIGRLVLPKACAEAYFPPINQSEGLPIRIQDIKGKEWTFQFRFWPNNNSRMYVLEGVTPCIQNMQLQAGDTVIFSRIDPGGKLVMGFRKATNNVDMQDSQMPLLPNGNGSGETSFSGMADNFPVSVYSSLLGLFAKQVLSHVAAFAFSLSRNANSFFHPKHEKNGGRTSEDTVNRQVLMSEKKKARNIGSKNKRLLMHADDAMELRITWEEIQELLRPSPTAKPNIVVIEDCEFEEYEEAPIFGKRTIFTARSSGDQEQWAQCDSCSKWRRLPVHVLLPAKWTCSDNIWDSRRCSCAAPDEISPRELEALFRVGKDPKRRKLVDNNEDCESSGLDALATLAVLGDNIGDMGEPSVGATTKHPRHRPGCSCIVCIQPPSGKGKHHPTCKCNVCLTVKRRFKTLMMRKKKKQSEREAELAQAKDQVPPKDESETDGMTSGIELLQMNHSENEHMNHSDNERNSNGDQVEEFGPGKGQLDLNCHPNRDDDMLAEATAGMSMTSLVNAANLPLEYLTQNRLESLGNSLLSEAAGESEGHHPNNGFVKTAEVELDSKGDKS from the exons ATGGGGTCAATGATTTGCATGAATGAGCTTTGTCGTGCAACGACGTCGTCTGAATGGAAGAAAGGTTGGGGATTCAAATCCGGTGGATTTGCTAAGCTTTGCTACAACTGCGG ATCTGCTTTTGAGAATTTAATTTTCTGTGAAACATTCCACCCGGATGAATCTGGTTGGAGGGAATGCAGAACGTGTAGAAAG CACATACACTGTGGGTGCATTGCctcaaaatatttgtatgaGTACTTGGATTATGGAGGTGTTGCATGTATAAACTGTGCACGTCATTTGGATGGTCATTCCATCAGACCAATACAG GTACCTGGTGATGATCTTTCTAATGGCACCTTGGGATCTAAGAGTGCACAGCCACTTGGCGTTGAGAATAAAATGGATGAGAATGACTTTGACAGAAGGAGGCTTATGCAGACCAATGAGCCttgtcaactctttcaaactcaAAGGAATGACAAGAAACAAGAGACGATGCTTCCTATTGGTAATGTCAGTACATGCTTTTCAAATCTGAACCAGCAGAATATTGGAGCTTCTCTATTTGGCAAACCCGATAATGAGAGACCAAGTCAAGGTGTTAAAGATATGTATGAATCGATCAATCAGCCGTCTCTAAATTTCTCTTTGAGCACTCCAATTGGTACTTCAAGTTCAGGCCAGCCTTTTCTTGGTGGAGATGTTGAAGGAAGGGAACAAAGCAAAACTTCTCCCTTCCAACAGGGACAAAGGGCACGCCATATATTGCCCAAGCCCCCCAAACCTAGCCCCACCTCAGGTTCTGAATCAATCAAAGGAATGGCTTCACAAGCGCGGATTGCAAGGCCACCTGCTGAAGGGCGTGGTGGACGCAATCAGTTACTGCCTCGATACTGGCCTCGGATTACAGACCAGGAGTTGCAGCAATTATCTGGAGA CTTAAAGTCTACTATTGTACCACTGTTTGAGAAGGTCCTAAGTGCCAGTGATGCTGGACGAATAGGCCGTCTGGTTCTTCCCAAAGCATGTGCTGAA GCATACTTTCCTCCAATTAACCAATCAGAGGGTCTACCTATAAGGATTCAGGATATAAAGGGTAAAGAGTGGACATTTCAATTCAGATTTTGGCCCAATAACAACAGCCGGATGTATGTCTTGGAGGGTGTTACCCCTTGTATACAAAATATGCAATTGCAAGCTGGTGATACTG TGATATTCAGTCGAATAGATCCGGGAGGAAAACTTGTTATGGGATTTCGGAAGGCAACGAACAATGTTGACATGCAG GATTCTCAAATGCCTTTACTTCCCAATGGCAATGGCTCTGGAGAAACTTCATTTTCTGGCATGGCTGATAACTTTCCGGTGAGTGTTTACTCTAGTCTTCTAGGTCTTTTTGCAAAGCAAGTATTGTCGCATGTTGCAGCATTTGCATTTTCTCTTTCCCGTAATGCGAATTCTTTTTTCCATCCAAAACATGAAAAGAATGGAGGCAGGACAAGCGAGGATACTGTGAACAGGCAAGTGCTGATGTCAGAGAAGAAAAAGGCAAGAAACATCGGGTCCAAAAATAAGAGGCTTCTTATGCATGCTGATGATGCTATGGAACTTAGAATCACTTGGGAAGAAATACAAGAGTTGCTACGGCCATCTCCAACTGCCAAGCCTAACATTGTTGTGATTGAGGACTGTGAATTTGAGGAATATGAA GAAGCACCGATTTTTGGAAAGAGGACAATATTTACTGCCCGATCTTCTGG GGATCAGGAGCAATGGGCTCAATGTGACAGCTGTTCTAAATGGCGTAGATTGCCGGTGCATGTTCTCCTTCCTGCAAAGTGGACTTGTTCAGACAATATTTGGGACTCAAGAAG ATGCTCTTGTGCTGCTCCAGATGAGATTAGTCCGAGGGAACTGGAAGCTCTCTTTAGAGTTGGCAAGG ATCCTAAGAGACGAAAACTTGTAGACAACAATGAAGATTGTGAGTCTTCTGGCCTAGATGCCTTGGCGACACTTGCTGTTTTAGGAGATAACATTGGTGACATGGGAGAGCCTTCAGTTGGAGCCACAACAAAACATCCCCGTCATCGCCCTGGTTGTTCTTGCATTGTGTGCATTCAGCCTCCAAGTGGGAAGGGCAAGCACCATCCCACATGTAAGTGCAATGTCTGTTTGACTGTGAAACGTCGTTTTAAGACACTCATGATGCgtaagaagaaaaaacaatcaGAACGAGAAGCGGAACTTGCACAGGCAAAGGATCAGGTCCCTCCTAAAGATGAATCAGAAACAGACGGGATGACGAGTGGAATAGAGTTGCTTCAAATGAATCATTCCGAAAACGAACACATGAATCACTCCGACAATGAAAGGAATTCAAATGGGGATCAAGTGGAGGAGTTTGGACCCGGGAAGGGACAGTTGGACCTGAACTGCCATCCGAACCGTGATGATGACATGCTAGCTGAGGCCACTGCTGGAATGAGCATGACCTCCCTCGTTAATGCTGCCAACCTTCCCCTGGAGTATCTAACGCAGAACAGGCTCGAGAGTTTGGGCAACTCTTTACTGTCAGAAGCTGCAGGTGAGAGTGAAGGGCACCATCCTAATAACGGATTCGTGAAAACTGCAGAGGTTGAACTGGATAGTAAAGGCGACAAATCGTAA
- the LOC129899263 gene encoding B3 domain-containing transcription repressor VAL1-like isoform X2 — MGSMICMNELCRATTSSEWKKGWGFKSGGFAKLCYNCGSAFENLIFCETFHPDESGWRECRTCRKHIHCGCIASKYLYEYLDYGGVACINCARHLDGHSIRPIQVPGDDLSNGTLGSKSAQPLGVENKMDENDFDRRRLMQTNEPCQLFQTQRNDKKQETMLPIGNVSTCFSNLNQQNIGASLFGKPDNERPSQGVKDMYESINQPSLNFSLSTPIGTSSSGQPFLGGDVEGREQSKTSPFQQGQRARHILPKPPKPSPTSGSESIKGMASQARIARPPAEGRGGRNQLLPRYWPRITDQELQQLSGDLKSTIVPLFEKVLSASDAGRIGRLVLPKACAEAYFPPINQSEGLPIRIQDIKGKEWTFQFRFWPNNNSRMYVLEGVTPCIQNMQLQAGDTVIFSRIDPGGKLVMGFRKATNNVDMQDSQMPLLPNGNGSGETSFSGMADNFPNGGRTSEDTVNRQVLMSEKKKARNIGSKNKRLLMHADDAMELRITWEEIQELLRPSPTAKPNIVVIEDCEFEEYEEAPIFGKRTIFTARSSGDQEQWAQCDSCSKWRRLPVHVLLPAKWTCSDNIWDSRRCSCAAPDEISPRELEALFRVGKDPKRRKLVDNNEDCESSGLDALATLAVLGDNIGDMGEPSVGATTKHPRHRPGCSCIVCIQPPSGKGKHHPTCKCNVCLTVKRRFKTLMMRKKKKQSEREAELAQAKDQVPPKDESETDGMTSGIELLQMNHSENEHMNHSDNERNSNGDQVEEFGPGKGQLDLNCHPNRDDDMLAEATAGMSMTSLVNAANLPLEYLTQNRLESLGNSLLSEAAGESEGHHPNNGFVKTAEVELDSKGDKS, encoded by the exons ATGGGGTCAATGATTTGCATGAATGAGCTTTGTCGTGCAACGACGTCGTCTGAATGGAAGAAAGGTTGGGGATTCAAATCCGGTGGATTTGCTAAGCTTTGCTACAACTGCGG ATCTGCTTTTGAGAATTTAATTTTCTGTGAAACATTCCACCCGGATGAATCTGGTTGGAGGGAATGCAGAACGTGTAGAAAG CACATACACTGTGGGTGCATTGCctcaaaatatttgtatgaGTACTTGGATTATGGAGGTGTTGCATGTATAAACTGTGCACGTCATTTGGATGGTCATTCCATCAGACCAATACAG GTACCTGGTGATGATCTTTCTAATGGCACCTTGGGATCTAAGAGTGCACAGCCACTTGGCGTTGAGAATAAAATGGATGAGAATGACTTTGACAGAAGGAGGCTTATGCAGACCAATGAGCCttgtcaactctttcaaactcaAAGGAATGACAAGAAACAAGAGACGATGCTTCCTATTGGTAATGTCAGTACATGCTTTTCAAATCTGAACCAGCAGAATATTGGAGCTTCTCTATTTGGCAAACCCGATAATGAGAGACCAAGTCAAGGTGTTAAAGATATGTATGAATCGATCAATCAGCCGTCTCTAAATTTCTCTTTGAGCACTCCAATTGGTACTTCAAGTTCAGGCCAGCCTTTTCTTGGTGGAGATGTTGAAGGAAGGGAACAAAGCAAAACTTCTCCCTTCCAACAGGGACAAAGGGCACGCCATATATTGCCCAAGCCCCCCAAACCTAGCCCCACCTCAGGTTCTGAATCAATCAAAGGAATGGCTTCACAAGCGCGGATTGCAAGGCCACCTGCTGAAGGGCGTGGTGGACGCAATCAGTTACTGCCTCGATACTGGCCTCGGATTACAGACCAGGAGTTGCAGCAATTATCTGGAGA CTTAAAGTCTACTATTGTACCACTGTTTGAGAAGGTCCTAAGTGCCAGTGATGCTGGACGAATAGGCCGTCTGGTTCTTCCCAAAGCATGTGCTGAA GCATACTTTCCTCCAATTAACCAATCAGAGGGTCTACCTATAAGGATTCAGGATATAAAGGGTAAAGAGTGGACATTTCAATTCAGATTTTGGCCCAATAACAACAGCCGGATGTATGTCTTGGAGGGTGTTACCCCTTGTATACAAAATATGCAATTGCAAGCTGGTGATACTG TGATATTCAGTCGAATAGATCCGGGAGGAAAACTTGTTATGGGATTTCGGAAGGCAACGAACAATGTTGACATGCAG GATTCTCAAATGCCTTTACTTCCCAATGGCAATGGCTCTGGAGAAACTTCATTTTCTGGCATGGCTGATAACTTTCCG AATGGAGGCAGGACAAGCGAGGATACTGTGAACAGGCAAGTGCTGATGTCAGAGAAGAAAAAGGCAAGAAACATCGGGTCCAAAAATAAGAGGCTTCTTATGCATGCTGATGATGCTATGGAACTTAGAATCACTTGGGAAGAAATACAAGAGTTGCTACGGCCATCTCCAACTGCCAAGCCTAACATTGTTGTGATTGAGGACTGTGAATTTGAGGAATATGAA GAAGCACCGATTTTTGGAAAGAGGACAATATTTACTGCCCGATCTTCTGG GGATCAGGAGCAATGGGCTCAATGTGACAGCTGTTCTAAATGGCGTAGATTGCCGGTGCATGTTCTCCTTCCTGCAAAGTGGACTTGTTCAGACAATATTTGGGACTCAAGAAG ATGCTCTTGTGCTGCTCCAGATGAGATTAGTCCGAGGGAACTGGAAGCTCTCTTTAGAGTTGGCAAGG ATCCTAAGAGACGAAAACTTGTAGACAACAATGAAGATTGTGAGTCTTCTGGCCTAGATGCCTTGGCGACACTTGCTGTTTTAGGAGATAACATTGGTGACATGGGAGAGCCTTCAGTTGGAGCCACAACAAAACATCCCCGTCATCGCCCTGGTTGTTCTTGCATTGTGTGCATTCAGCCTCCAAGTGGGAAGGGCAAGCACCATCCCACATGTAAGTGCAATGTCTGTTTGACTGTGAAACGTCGTTTTAAGACACTCATGATGCgtaagaagaaaaaacaatcaGAACGAGAAGCGGAACTTGCACAGGCAAAGGATCAGGTCCCTCCTAAAGATGAATCAGAAACAGACGGGATGACGAGTGGAATAGAGTTGCTTCAAATGAATCATTCCGAAAACGAACACATGAATCACTCCGACAATGAAAGGAATTCAAATGGGGATCAAGTGGAGGAGTTTGGACCCGGGAAGGGACAGTTGGACCTGAACTGCCATCCGAACCGTGATGATGACATGCTAGCTGAGGCCACTGCTGGAATGAGCATGACCTCCCTCGTTAATGCTGCCAACCTTCCCCTGGAGTATCTAACGCAGAACAGGCTCGAGAGTTTGGGCAACTCTTTACTGTCAGAAGCTGCAGGTGAGAGTGAAGGGCACCATCCTAATAACGGATTCGTGAAAACTGCAGAGGTTGAACTGGATAGTAAAGGCGACAAATCGTAA